The sequence below is a genomic window from Pecten maximus chromosome 14, xPecMax1.1, whole genome shotgun sequence.
TTGTATGGTGGGGCTAGTGGTGGTTGTCGATTAAAATTAGCCAAGGTGCTGCCACGGCTGGTTATAGCGATTCTGAGCCAACTGACCCGTCAATGACCCTGAATTTCGGCCCCGACTCTGTGACGTAGACCTTGACCAGGCCCCCTTGACAGTACTCTGGGTATGGCACCTTTATGACAAACTGTATCTgctgttatagaaatatttatgaAACAAGATACAAGATGGAGCCTGTAGTACATTATAATTAAGTGTCATCATAAACATTGATTTTCCTTCATAAGcattaacatacaaatgtacattctTTGTGTTTTACATCAGGAAGATGACTGTGTTTAGTTCAAATCCtatttatactttttttttggaATTGAAACAGAGATTGCCTTCCGCTTGGATAACATATCTGGTCAAAACATAGGAATGTGGAAGGAATATTGAAAGAGCTGAGCTATATGGAGATCCTAACGTCAAGACTACATAGAAGGAGAGATGTTTCAAAActattacatttacattgtattatccCTCGTAAGCCCTATATGATCTCTTGAAAAAGGGAGGGGAATCTGGTAATTGAACATGTAACAAGAGTTAAGTTAGCCACACTAATAATCGTACATTTCGCTGTTAATATCTCTATAGCTAAACGCACGAATGTTGCGAAAAATTGTTTATACCATCAAAAGAGAATACTATTTGTTTCTCAATAATCTCATCAATTTTTACTTATTACTTATTCATTTCTAAAATCATCAAACACTGGAGCCGATTTCACCTTCAAAGATATTGAAACATTTTGTAAATCCTTCACATTCAAAGACTTCAAACCATATTTTGTATACAGCTGCTGACAATTGTCATTCGCTGATTTGATAATATATTCTAAAGGATTTATCCGCCATTTTGAGGATATTACCGTGGAATTGACTCTTGTTTTGGTCTTAGATGTCAGTCGAGTAATTTCTTTTTCAACCCTTTTTGTGAACTTCATACCAGAAAACTTGTACATTTGTTTGGTATATGTCAAAGGTTCTCTCACTATGTCTTCATATTCAGTAACCATTATTCTACCAGGATATTTTCTATTTAGCACCTCCCGGGTATTAATGTCATCATACACACGATTGCAAAATCTCACAACTGATCGCTGCATGTTATCCCTTGTATATCGACCCGCTTTAAATTGCGAGATCAGAGTTGATCTTGGATCACGAAGTAAATGGATGATTTTTAATGTTGGAATATTCTTCAGAAGAGACTCCAAAGCATGAAGAGGTATGCGTATTATTTTTGCAACGATATATTCTGAATCCCGACATGCTTTTGTAATAATACGTATACAACTTCGTCCTTTCTCTAGATTGGCTTCTAGTTTTGTCTTGTTCATGCACAATTGGAACTTTGAGGAATCCGTACAGGTGTGAAAGAAGCCATCCTGGTAAAAAGACAACGGTAGATTTTCCATTGTACATGTAGACAAGTCTCCAATGGTGTCAGCAGATATTTCCATAAAATTCCTCGGATTTCTGCAACATTGAAAGagtaatatattttaacatataaaGAACATATTAGGGGATAAATCTTTCACACCAGGAGGCTTCAAAGTTCAGCTTCACACTAAATAGGTAAATATGTGCCTCCAAACAAGGTAAATCATTATAACTAATCCGGATGGTTCCTGTCGCTGCTGATTGTCAAAATCACCATCTTTCTCGAACTGGAATTTTTAGCGACCTGCGCATCGGTCGGCTTTTTGGCAATGTTTTAGATGGTTGTGATCCCGCGAAACTTACGATGGACagaatgaatatttttgcaAACTTACACATTAACAAAAGTCTACtctttattttcaataactATAGCttcaaagaattttttttaatcatgccGTTTCTCTTTCTCTCTCACACGATCTTTTCAAAATTCACAGAATATTGAAAAATCTTCTGATGGcgaaaatttaaatatatatatttacatgtatatagcaaaCGGCAAATGCGAAATACCGCTCGATATAGGTTTATTCTAGCGAAATGTGCAGGTAGGACATTCAATACAGAATACAATATCAAGAAATACATGTTGGATGTGCTGAATCGTCAAGTCAGCATATTGTCTGTCAATGGTTATAGGGACCCAGGGAGaaattatataacatggagtagaattgtataaaacaataatttacaaaataaaagaattcTATTTCTTTAATAGTGGTCACCGCCGAAGCGCATTgcagttttctttttaaattgaaCGAAGTGCAAATTAATTGCCTGTATTCATAATTACATCTCACGTAGCACTGGTGTCCGAAATTGTGTAtaattacacaaatataaatgGAAATATATTACCGATCAATAATCGTCATGACAACATGCATATGAGGCTCCCAAATAAGGCTTCCCAAGCCCATAAAAAACAGAAATGTGATATGACACAGACAGTACTTCAAGATATTTTTGGAGGAAAGATTGTGGGAATGTTATCAAACGGAGAAGCCTAAATCCTACTGTACGTCCTCGGTACATGTGAGTTTTTTCAGTGTAGGCTATGTCCTGTCCCGTATCGCCTTCTTATACCTTCACTATGAACTGAATGGATATTTGTATGTCAATAAGGACTTAAAGCCTCTCTATGTATTCATAACGTTTACATTtttgacaaaattacaaaaaatatattaaataatagaATATATCAATCAATACCGTAGTTTTTCACACTTACAATCAAAATATGCCATACACGCATGCGCACATCTTTTTTAAGAATAGCAGACTGGTGATCAAAGCCACTCATCAGAAGCCCGATGTCGATCAGACATACTGGTTGCTGCCACGAATGAGTGGGGGGGAATCACAACATCGTCTACGACTAAGAGAGACAACGTGAGTCATTCAGATCAAAGATCGGTTAGACGTGAAAAGCTAGTATGAACTGGCAGTGAAACTTCTCAACATTTGATAAACAACCCCGTGCTTTTCTGCGTTGTCATCCGGGGATGTGATTCGGCGCGCGCAGGATTGCGTCACGTTCAactttgaaatgtttataacatacTTTACTTATGAATGGTTGACGTAACTGAACATATTTGAATGAATTTAAATCCATAGGGaattacaaaattaaacttGATAAAGTTTCATATCTATAAACCAAACATAGAGAGgatttaatgaataaatatctTTCCACCAAAACTAAATTAAACCTTCCATCTTTGATAATGCCGTTGTTGAGATGAAAATAAAGTTCAGAGGCCGGGTACTGGAATCGTGTCCGGGACATTTACAACCTAACTTACGTTTCATAGAAGCTTAGCTTTCGATACTTTCGTGTTCCTCACTCAAACATAACCTTTAGACGGGGCTTTTTAAAAGAAGGTGTTTTCTTGGTCAAGTTGGAGACTATGATATAGAGAATGGACATCTGGAgacaaaatatatgtatgtgtgaaaACTGACATTATCCTGATATTTCATTAGGTGGACGATAGCCACCTTTAAGAGGATATATAACTTAAACATATTCAAATCACACCTTTCAGTCACTTGTACAGAAGGAGTGCGTACCaagtaaatatcaataatcCACATACAGGTTATTTTACCGATAATGAACAGACGAAAGATCTTGCAAAAAggattttgcaaaaaaaaaaaaaaaaaaaaattgtgtaacaGGTCAACTACATAACAAAGGCCAATGGATCGTGGTATATGTAAGTATTTTCtataacaacctcaaaataatTTCATCATCAATTAAGATACATGAGTAGCAAGGTTTTCCGTTGTAGCGATCCAGTTATGAATTGCCGTATCTACTTTCAGAAtctaaaaatgtatatatagaaaggCGATCCCCATAAAGGGCTTGTATAACAAAAGGACTTTGTACATTGATACCTAataatatgaccctggctgttaataggacgttaaacaaaaacaaaacaaaacaaatacctAACAATGTGAAAATTACACCAGTATGTGATTCATATGACTTACTGCATATTTCTCACCTCAAACAAACAGAAAGAGTgagtaaacaaaaaaaaaataaaaaaataaaacaaaaaaaaacaacattttgtcAGTCCctataccaaacctctgtattgcTTTGAgaacattttacctgtacaagTATTTTCCAGCACCTTGGAATCTTGGCTCAATACTAACAACAGTCTGTCATTACGCATCCTAATTGTCACAAGGATATTTTCATAGTCAATATCTGGCTTTCCAATATGAAATAATACAAGAAGTTTGGAAAGTTCTTCAGTATGAGTTTTTAAATTACTATTCAGATACGGTGCCAGGGAAGATAAAAATGCATGTTGATCAATTCTTATACATAAGGAATTATCAATCCCTAAGGAATTCTAGTAATTTCTTTCTgtaacttaaaaacaaaaagataaaatgCATATTTGAACGTGTCTAAGGAAACGGATCCTGactattttaaacttttcaaggaattattgtttaaaaGGTTATgacttcaaatttattttttttgaactTTGAATGTGTCCTTGAAGTTAATCCTTTCATTTGTGTTGACTAATTGTTGATATATTTCCTTTCTTACAGCGTTTGTTACCACAGTACaatgcacacacacacacacacacatcctCTCATCCACATCATCACCCATCCACACATACACCTTCCATAGTCATGTAACCATGCGGGGTCATGAAATGGGATTTTTTGTGCGGTGGAGTGTGGTAGCAAGTGCTTTTTCACCTACACTTTTTCTTAAGTATTCAGTAAGTGGTGTCTATTATATGAAATCGTTTTACCTTAAGGTCCCATCCAGGTAGTAGATAGGTCTCTGGTTTCTCACGTCGACCTGTAACTTATGGAGGGGTTCAAACGAGTAGAATGTCTTTGGATTAGCTTTTAACAGATCACCAACGAAAGATGAACCGCTACGCATGTATGTAACCAGGAGAATAGGTATTGGCCCTGAAAATGGAACCAAAGTCAGAATACCAATACAATTCATCATCCTGTTTGTTTTGGAGGCGTCCATTTTGTAAAAAATCACCGGAGCATTTCTCGTTTGAATTACCTTCAGAAGTAACTAATGCTGAAAAGACAGGCATCAAAGAACCCCAACAAATAATTAGTCTTTGCATTATCATATTTCTTAACCACAACGCCTGATTTTATTGATTATCTCGTGCAAATCACAAAACCATATTCACTACTAAAGTACTCTATATTCAGTCAGTGTAAACTAATTAAAGTAATCTATTTCAGGTCAGTTTATAGAGAGTTTAGAGAGAGAGGTATTACgattcaaatttattcaaatattcaattgataaatttagtttaattttttactaagcaaacaaaacaaattcgATAGCAGAAGATTAAACTATTCGCTGCACAAAAACACACTGCTATTTCTAATGTTCGTTATATCCTGTTCCATGGTAAGCTTTCTCCGTTCGATCCATTGCCttctggaaaaaaatattcgtTTCTCTTGCGCTATCGGAATCGGAAGAgactttataaatacattttcttttttttaactgtcaatatatatatgtatgtataatatttcacaATATTGATTAAGAAAAGAGAAAACGGGGAATTAAAATCTTCTTGAGTCTTGAATGTATTTCTGAGTGATTTGGCTTATCATAAAATTATCTTCAATGGATAAATCATTGTTTCCATATAACAACAGTTGCAGGTCTAGTGGCATGAAATTGTTTAGATTTCGGAACAATTCGATTCTCTGTTCAAAgtaattttgacaaataaagAAGTAGTGGTATGCATCCTCAATAGGATGTCCACACTGACAATGGCGATAATCAATAAGATGCGATTGAAAAAGGTCATTTTTTAGAATACTACATTTGTTTCTTAATCTCGCATGcaatatattagattttctaTTTCCAACTGAGTAATGGGTAGGTACATGTGTTTTATTTgagatagattttttaaatactgaataTGAGATACTATGTCTAATCTCTAGATCAAGTTGATTCCAAAGTCGAATAGTAGATGGGAAAAACGATTTGTTTGTTAGTTGAAGTCTGCAGTTCGATAGAGAGTAATTATTTGCATCACGTAGGTTATAATGTGAGTTTTCAGataccaagggaggtaataaagTGGATAAGTAACTAGGAGTGAGTTGGTCAGTAATTTTATAGAATAGTTGTAGTTTTCTTCTAGAACGACGATTTACAAGAGGTTCTAATCCACTTTCAGAGTATAATGAGTCAGTATGTCAGTATGCACTGAAGTACTTTATACCTTGTTAGTATATATAAGTACTCTATAttttgtcagtatatatactaAAGTACTCtacatccggtcacattataccaaAGTACTTTATATCATGTCTGCATACACCTTAGTACTTTATAGCTTTTCATGTTATACTAAAATACTGTATATCTGGTCAACATATGCTGAAGTACTCTTTATCCGGTCAGTATATACTAAAGTACTCTCTATTCGGTCAGTATATACTAATAACTCTATATTTGGTCAGTATATACTAATAACTCTATATTAGGTCAGAATATACTAAAGTACTTAATATCCAGTAAGCATATCCTAAAGTACTTAACATCCTGTCAGTATATCCTAAAGTACTCTATAACCGGTTAATATATACTAAAGTTCTCTATATCTGGTCAGAATATACTAAAGTATTCTATATCTAGTTAGTATATACTAAAATGCTCTATATCCGGttagtatatattacattactgCATAGCCGGTCAGTTTATACTAAAGTGCTATTATCCGATTAGTGTATATTAAATTACTGTATATCCGGTCAGTACATACTAATTTACTGTATATCCGGTCagtatatattaaagtattctACATCAGGTCAGTATATACTAAAGTACTACATATCCGGTCAGCATATACTAAAGTACTGTATATCCGATTAGTACATACTAATTTACTGTATATCCGGCCAGTGTAAACTTAAGTACTCTATATCCAGTCAGTATATACTAAATTACTCTAATACGGTCAGTATATAGTAAAGTACTCTAGATCCAGTCAGTCTATACTAAAGTACTCTATATCCTGTCAGCATATACTAAATTACTCTATATACGGTCAGTATATACTAAAGTACTCTATATACAGTCAGTCTATACTAAAGTACTCTATATCCGGTCATCATATACTAAAGTACTCTATATCCGGTCAATGTTAACTAAAGTACTGTATATCCGGTCAGTGTAAACTAAAATACTCTATATCCGGTCATCATATTCTAAAGTACTCTATATCCGGTCATCATATACTAAAGTACTGTATATCCGGTCAGTGTAAACTAAAGTACTGTATATCCGGTCAGTGTAAACTAAAGTACTGTATATCCGGTCAGTGTTAACTAAAGTACTCTATATCCGGTCAGTGTAAACTAAAATACTCTATATGCGGTCATCATATACTAAAGTACTCTATATATCCGGTCATCATATACTAAAGTTCTCTATATCCGGTCAGTGTAAACAAAAGCACTGTATATCCAGTTAGTATATAATAAAGTACTGTATATCCGGTCAGTATATACTAAAGTACTGTATATCCGGTCAGTGTAAACTAAAGTACTCTATATCCCGTCATCATATACTAAAGTACTGTATATCCGGTCAGTGTAAACTAAAGTACTGTATATCCGGTCAGTGTAAACTAAAGTACTGTATATCCGGTCATCATATACTAAAGTACTGTATATCCGGTCATCATATACTAAAGTACTGTATATCCGTTCAGTGTAAACTAAAGTACTGTATATCCGGTCAGTGTAAACTAAAGTTCTCTGTATCCGGTCAGTGTAAACTAAAGTACTGTATATCCAGTCAGTATATAATAAAGTACTGTATATCCGGTCATCATATACTAAATTACTCTTTATCCGGTCAGTGTAAACTAAAGTTCTGTATATCCGGTCAGTGTAAACTAAAGTACTCTATATCCGGTCATCATATACTAAAGTTCTCTATATTAAGTCAGAATATACTAAAATACTAAATATCCGGTAAACATATGCTCAAGTTCTCAATATCCTGTCAGTATATACTAAAGTACTCTATATCCGGTCATCATATACTAAAGTACTGTATATCCGGTCAGTGTAATCTATATACTCTATATCCGGTCAATATAGAGGTGTATAGTAAAGTTATCTATATCCGGTcagcatatattaaatcactCTATATCTGCTAAGCATTTGCTAAATTACTCTATGATCGGTAGGTATACACGCAATTCAGAATTAGTAACAAATATTGGAATTATATGATTTTTATCGTATATTTCGGAAATGCATATTTAGGAAATGCGTGTTTTATAATTCCAAAGAATAAGTATCACAACTGAAGAGTTCCATGACTAAGAGGGGAAAAATGATCAATTCGTCAATGGGAATGGTAATTATATCACtcaatacatataattaaaatcatttttaagcAAACTTACCAATGTTTGATACCGTGGTTGTTTTATCCCGTTCCTCGTTTTTCCGTACTATGGGTTTAGCTTTGATATCCCTACTTGGCGGAGTTTTTCTATCAGCATCCAGCATAAATCTGTCTTTCTCTCGATCAAATCTTGGGTATTTCTTATACGAAGGCTTTTTCCCATATTGAAAATGATGCATTGAGGTTGTGTTTGAAGGATCTGTTATCAAAATGGTATAcaattacttatatatatatatacattgtacgttatatttaaataaaatcatgTTGAAATggaatatttttcatattttccatTGGTctaatatgaaattatatacattaatacTGCATGAATCTTCAGGGAAAACATTAAGAATGCATAAGATAACGTGGACAGTATCACTTTTTATCGTATCTGATACACAACAGTCATCCTATTTCagattaaaaatatttctattttaattaTTCCATTTCAAGCAAAGTATTCGTTTAAACCATATAGCAACAGAAAAAAACctttataaacattatattgaaATGTCGCTGCATTTAAACGAGGCGTAGTTCTTTTATCTGTGCAGAGCTTATCTATTATTTAAAAGGTTGcgaaacattatatatatatatcaactggTACCTAACAA
It includes:
- the LOC117341812 gene encoding carbohydrate sulfotransferase 1-like; translated protein: MHHFQYGKKPSYKKYPRFDREKDRFMLDADRKTPPSRDIKAKPIVRKNEERDKTTTVSNIGPIPILLVTYMRSGSSFVGDLLKANPKTFYSFEPLHKLQVDVRNQRPIYYLDGTLRNPRNFMEISADTIGDLSTCTMENLPLSFYQDGFFHTCTDSSKFQLCMNKTKLEANLEKGRSCIRIITKACRDSEYIVAKIIRIPLHALESLLKNIPTLKIIHLLRDPRSTLISQFKAGRYTRDNMQRSVVRFCNRVYDDINTREVLNRKYPGRIMVTEYEDIVREPLTYTKQMYKFSGMKFTKRVEKEITRLTSKTKTRVNSTVISSKWRINPLEYIIKSANDNCQQLYTKYGLKSLNVKDLQNVSISLKVKSAPVFDDFRNE